A section of the Numida meleagris isolate 19003 breed g44 Domestic line chromosome 16, NumMel1.0, whole genome shotgun sequence genome encodes:
- the NR5A1 gene encoding steroidogenic factor 1 has protein sequence MDYSYDEDLDELCPVCGDKVSGYHYGLLTCESCKGFFKRTVQNNKHYTCTESQNCKIDKTQRKRCPYCRFQKCLTVGMRLEAVRADRMRGGRNKFGPMYKRDRALKQQKKALIRANGFKLETVPQIVSPVQNDYGLSSTIHSIHAMAKTLPPNPAALTPADYERGPYGTPSLTMTVPGHTPLSGYHYSSFPSRAIKSEYPDHYSAAHEAVPAYAYPETYPSSSPPDIPEVILKLLQLEPDEAQVKARILACLQQEQGKGRHEKLSTFGLMCKMADQTLFSIVEWARSCIFFKELEVGDQMKLLQNCWSELLVFDHVYRQLQHGKEHSVLLVTGQEVDLSAVAVQAGSILHSLVLRAQELVLHLHSLQVDRQEFVCLKFLILFSLDVKYLENHTLAKDAQEKANAALLEYTVCHYPHCTDKFRQLLLRLTEVRALSMQAEEYLYHKHLSGEVPCNNLLIEMLHAKRT, from the exons ATGGACTATTCCTATGATGAGGACCTGGACGAGCTGTGTCCGGTCTGCGGGGACAAGGTCTCCGGGTACCACTACGGGCTGCTCACCTGCGAGAGCTGCAAG GGCTTCTTCAAGAGGACGGTGCAGAACAACAAGCACTACACCTGCACGGAGAGCCAGAACTGCAAGATCGACAAGACCCAGAGGAAGCGCTGCCCCTACTGCCGCTTCCAGAAGTGCCTGACCGTGGGGATGCGCCTGGAAG CCGTGCGCGCAGACCGGATGCGCGGCGGGAGGAACAAGTTTGGGCCCATGTACAAGCGGGACCGTGCcttaaagcagcagaagaaagcgCTGATCCGCGCCAATGGCTTCAAGCTGGAGACCGTGCCACAGATCGTGTCACCTGTGCAGAACGACTACGGGCTGTCCTCCACCATCCACAGCATCCATGCCATGGCCAAGACACTGCCGCCCAACCCCGCTGCCCTGACGCCCGCCGACTACGAGCGCGGCCCCTACGGGACCCCCTCCCTCACCATGACTGTGCCCGGCCACACGCCGCTCTCTGGCTACCACTACTCCTCTTTCCCCAGCCGCGCCATCAAGTCTGAGTACCCCGACCACTACAGTGCCGCGCATGAGGCCGTGCCCGCCTACGCGTACCCGGAGACCtaccccagcagctccccacccGACATCCCTGAGGTCATcctgaagctgctgcagctggagcccGACGAGGCGCAGGTGAAGGCACGCATCCtggcctgcctgcagcaggagcagggcaagGGCCGGCACGAGAAGCTCAGCACCTTCGGCCTCATGTGCAAGATGGCCGACCAGACGCTATTCTCCATCGTGGAGTGGGCGCGGAGCTGCATCTTCTTCAAGGAGCTGGAG GTGGGAGACCAGAtgaagctgctgcagaactgctggaGCGAGCTTCTGGTGTTCGACCACGTGTACCGGCAGCTGCAGCATGGCAAGGAGCACAGTGTGCTGCTGGTCACCGGGCAGGAG GTGGATCTGTCGGCAGTGGCGGTGCAGGCGGGCTCCATCCTGCACTCCCTGGTGCTGCGGGCGCAGGAGTTGGTCCTGCACCTGCACTCACTGCAGGTGGACCGGCAGGAGTTCGTCTGCCTCAAGTTCCTGATCCTCTTCAGCCTTG ATGTGAAGTACCTGGAGAACCACACACTGGCTAAGGATGCTCAGGAGAAGGCcaatgcagcactgctggagtaCACGGTATGCCACTACCCGCACTGCACGGACAAGTTCCggcagctgctgctgcggcTGACCGAGGTCCGGGCGCTGAGCATGCAGGCGGAGGAGTACCTGTACCACAAGCACCTGAGCGGAGAGGTGCCCTGCAACAACCTCCTCATCGAGATGCTGCACGCCAAGCGGACTTGA